Proteins from one Ricinus communis isolate WT05 ecotype wild-type chromosome 9, ASM1957865v1, whole genome shotgun sequence genomic window:
- the LOC8265309 gene encoding protein LOL1 has protein sequence MPVPLAPYPTPPTPYTQPASANGAQSQLVCSGCRNLLLYPAGATSVCCAVCNAVTAVPPPGTEMAQLVCGGCHTLLMYIRGATSVQCSCCHTINLAMEANQVAHVNCGNCRMLLMYQYGARSVKCSVCNFVTAVGASTSTTEQKFNS, from the exons ATGCCAGTCCCTCTTGCTCCATATCCAACACCTCCAACACCTTATACACAACCTGCTTCGGCCAATG GTGCACAGAGCCAGCTTGTGTGTTCCGGATGTCGAAATCTTTTACTCTACCCAGCTGGGGCAACCTCTGTATGCTGTGCTGTATGCAATGCGGTCACAGCTGTGCCACCCCCtg GTACGGAAATGGCGCAGTTGGTTTGCGGTGGCTGCCACACCTTACTCATGTATATCCGTGGAGCAACAAGTGTACAATGTTCTTGTTGTCACACCATTAATCTAGCCATGGAAG CAAATCAAGTGGCACATGTAAATTGTGGGAACTGCAGGATGCTATTGATGTACCAATATGGAGCACGATCTGTGAAATGTTCTGTCTGCAATTTCGTGACAGCAGTTGGG GCCTCGACAAGCACTACCGAACAAAAGTTCAACAGCTGA